One stretch of Actinacidiphila sp. DG2A-62 DNA includes these proteins:
- a CDS encoding nucleotidyltransferase family protein — translation MRAHPASAPAPAPSSGGPATEAIMLVGGKGTRLRPLTVHTPKPMVPAAGVPFLTHQLARARAAGVEHIVLATSYLAEVFEPYFGDGSALGLHLEYVTETDPLGTGGALRNVAHRLRSAPGDPVLVFNGDILTGLDIPALVATHRSSGADVSLHLTTVDDPRAFGLVPTDADGRVTAFLEKPQTPEEIVTDQINAGAYVFTRGVLDTIPAGRPVSVERETFPGLLADGAHLQGMVDATYWLDLGTPQAFVRGSADLVLGRAPSPAVPGRCGERLVLAGARVADDAKLFGGTCVAAGAVVASGAQVDGSAILAGAHIAEGAVVRDSLVGAGAHIGPRTVLDGVVVGDAAHIGADNELLPGARVWPAARIPASAIRFSPDAP, via the coding sequence ATGCGTGCACACCCCGCCTCGGCGCCCGCACCCGCCCCCTCCTCCGGCGGCCCGGCGACCGAGGCCATCATGCTCGTCGGCGGCAAGGGCACCCGGCTGCGGCCGCTCACCGTCCACACGCCCAAGCCGATGGTGCCAGCGGCCGGCGTCCCGTTCCTCACCCACCAACTGGCCCGCGCCCGCGCGGCCGGCGTGGAGCACATCGTGCTGGCGACGTCGTACCTCGCCGAGGTCTTCGAGCCGTACTTCGGCGACGGATCGGCGCTCGGGCTGCACCTGGAGTACGTCACCGAGACCGACCCGCTCGGCACCGGCGGCGCGCTGCGCAACGTCGCCCACCGGCTGCGGTCCGCGCCGGGCGACCCCGTGCTGGTCTTCAACGGCGACATCCTGACCGGCCTGGACATCCCGGCCCTGGTGGCCACCCACCGCTCCAGCGGCGCGGACGTCTCCCTGCACCTGACGACGGTCGACGACCCGCGCGCGTTCGGCCTGGTGCCCACGGACGCGGACGGGCGCGTGACCGCGTTCCTGGAGAAGCCGCAGACCCCGGAGGAGATCGTCACCGACCAGATCAACGCGGGGGCCTACGTCTTCACCCGCGGCGTCCTGGACACGATCCCGGCGGGGCGGCCGGTCAGCGTCGAGCGCGAGACGTTCCCCGGGCTGCTCGCCGACGGCGCGCACCTGCAGGGCATGGTCGACGCCACGTACTGGCTGGACCTCGGCACGCCCCAGGCGTTCGTCCGCGGCTCGGCCGACCTGGTCCTGGGCCGCGCGCCCTCGCCTGCGGTGCCCGGGCGGTGCGGTGAGCGCCTCGTCCTGGCCGGCGCCCGGGTCGCCGACGACGCCAAGCTCTTCGGCGGCACCTGTGTCGCCGCCGGCGCGGTCGTCGCCTCCGGCGCCCAGGTCGACGGCAGCGCGATCCTGGCCGGCGCGCACATCGCGGAGGGCGCGGTGGTCCGCGACTCGCTCGTCGGCGCCGGCGCCCACATCGGCCCCCGCACCGTCCTCGACGGCGTCGTCGTCGGCGACGCCGCGCACATCGGCGCGGACAACGAACTCCTCCCCGGGGCCCGCGTCTGGCCCGCCGCCCGCATCCCGGCGTCCGCCATCCGCTTCTCCCCGGAC
- a CDS encoding TIGR03089 family protein, translating to MTATVQTPAALLAEALRGDPGRPLVTFYDDATGERVELSVATFGNWVAKTANLLQDDLGAQPGDRVALLLPAHWQTAVWLLAAFSVGVVAVPGGDPGGADLVVSGPDTLQEALACRGERVALALRPLGGRFPQPPAGFADYAVEVPSKGDRFAPYAPVEPDAPALELPGAQGAPQVLSGAEVVARARADAADLGLARGSRVLTGLPFGDWPGLAAGLLAPLAADASVVLCRHLDQLPAERLAQRRDAERVTHVVP from the coding sequence GTGACAGCCACCGTGCAGACTCCCGCCGCATTGCTCGCCGAGGCCCTGCGCGGCGACCCCGGCCGCCCCCTGGTCACCTTCTACGACGACGCGACCGGCGAACGCGTCGAGCTGTCGGTGGCGACGTTCGGCAACTGGGTCGCCAAGACCGCGAACCTGCTCCAGGACGACCTGGGCGCGCAGCCGGGCGACCGGGTCGCGCTGCTGCTGCCGGCACACTGGCAGACCGCGGTGTGGCTGCTCGCGGCGTTCTCGGTGGGCGTGGTGGCCGTGCCGGGCGGCGACCCGGGCGGCGCGGACCTCGTGGTGAGCGGACCGGACACGCTCCAGGAGGCGCTGGCCTGCCGCGGCGAACGGGTCGCGCTGGCGCTGCGCCCGCTGGGGGGCCGCTTCCCGCAGCCGCCGGCCGGGTTCGCGGACTACGCCGTCGAAGTGCCGTCGAAGGGCGACCGGTTCGCGCCGTACGCACCGGTGGAGCCGGACGCGCCGGCCCTCGAACTGCCCGGCGCCCAGGGCGCGCCGCAGGTGCTGTCCGGCGCCGAGGTCGTGGCCAGGGCCCGCGCCGACGCCGCGGACCTCGGGCTGGCGCGCGGCTCGCGGGTGCTGACCGGGCTGCCGTTCGGCGACTGGCCGGGGCTGGCCGCGGGCCTGCTCGCGCCGCTCGCCGCCGACGCGTCCGTGGTGCTCTGCCGCCACCTGGACCAGCTGCCGGCCGAGCGGCTCGCGCAGCGCCGGGACGCGGAGCGCGTCACGCACGTCGTGCCGTAG
- a CDS encoding LCP family protein produces MTTPADPEPGDPASGPIPAVPTPPTPPTSPAAPAGPADPAPPADAEPGAEPGPEAVAEPVTEPAAKAAATGPSATTPAKAAAAAPAATAPAAPAVPAVAEPPAARRRFRWLRVLAVCTALVVLALAGGAWYVYQHLNGNITTDNVTETELKAQEDHRPAQEPTAAENILLIGSDNRGNGNEKYGQDSGTQRSDTTILLHLSADRSNATAMSIPRDLMAHVPECTKPDGSTISPKFEQFNWAFEAGGAACTIRTVEEMTGVRVDHHLIVDFSGFKKMVDAVDGVEVCLADPVHDQQAHLDLPAGRQKLDGEQALGFVRARHGFGDGSDTERIGRQQDFLASLVKKVQSNGVLLNPVKLYPLLDSATKSLTADPGLNSLSELYKLAQSLQKVPAGQIHFLTVPREPYVEDHNRDQLVQPDADRLFAAVRADQAIRVTSGPTDTGAPSASTGSTGSTDSASSADPTGSAGSTSAPSSTPSAGATSSPGAGSTSAPTFHGTTADRDICGKDQ; encoded by the coding sequence GTGACCACGCCAGCAGACCCCGAGCCCGGCGACCCCGCATCCGGCCCCATACCGGCCGTCCCGACTCCTCCGACTCCTCCGACTTCTCCGGCCGCCCCCGCGGGTCCCGCGGACCCCGCGCCGCCTGCCGACGCGGAACCCGGCGCCGAACCCGGCCCGGAGGCCGTTGCGGAACCCGTCACGGAACCGGCCGCGAAAGCCGCCGCGACCGGCCCTTCCGCGACCACCCCCGCGAAGGCCGCCGCAGCCGCCCCCGCCGCGACCGCCCCCGCCGCCCCGGCGGTCCCCGCGGTCGCCGAACCGCCCGCGGCCCGGCGGCGGTTCCGCTGGCTGCGCGTCCTGGCCGTCTGCACCGCGCTCGTGGTGCTCGCACTGGCCGGCGGCGCCTGGTACGTGTACCAGCACCTGAACGGCAACATCACCACCGACAACGTCACCGAGACCGAGCTGAAGGCGCAGGAGGACCACCGGCCGGCGCAGGAGCCGACCGCCGCCGAGAACATCCTGCTGATCGGCTCGGACAACCGCGGCAACGGCAACGAGAAGTACGGCCAGGACAGCGGCACGCAGCGCTCGGACACCACGATCCTGCTGCACCTGTCGGCGGACCGCAGCAACGCCACCGCGATGAGCATCCCGCGCGACCTGATGGCGCACGTCCCGGAGTGCACCAAGCCCGATGGCAGCACGATCAGCCCGAAGTTCGAGCAGTTCAACTGGGCGTTCGAGGCGGGCGGCGCGGCCTGCACGATCCGTACGGTCGAGGAGATGACCGGCGTCCGCGTCGACCACCACCTGATCGTGGACTTCAGCGGCTTCAAGAAGATGGTCGACGCGGTGGACGGCGTCGAGGTGTGCCTGGCCGACCCGGTGCACGACCAGCAGGCGCACCTGGACCTGCCAGCCGGCCGGCAGAAGCTGGACGGCGAGCAGGCGCTCGGCTTCGTCCGGGCCCGGCACGGCTTCGGCGACGGCAGCGACACCGAACGCATCGGGCGGCAGCAGGACTTCCTGGCCTCGCTGGTCAAGAAGGTGCAGAGCAACGGCGTGCTGCTCAACCCGGTCAAGCTCTACCCGCTGCTGGACTCCGCGACCAAGTCGCTGACCGCCGACCCCGGGCTCAACTCGCTGAGCGAGCTGTACAAGCTGGCGCAGAGCCTGCAGAAGGTGCCGGCCGGGCAGATCCACTTCCTGACCGTGCCGCGCGAGCCGTACGTCGAGGACCACAACCGCGACCAGCTCGTCCAGCCCGACGCCGACCGGCTGTTCGCCGCGGTCCGCGCCGACCAGGCGATCCGCGTGACCTCCGGCCCGACCGACACGGGCGCGCCCTCCGCGTCCACGGGCTCCACGGGCTCCACGGATTCCGCGAGTTCCGCCGACCCCACGGGCTCCGCCGGCTCCACCAGCGCCCCCTCGTCCACCCCGTCCGCCGGCGCGACCTCCTCCCCCGGCGCCGGCTCCACCTCCGCCCCGACGTTCCACGGAACCACCGCGGATCGTGACATCTGCGGCAAAGATCAATGA
- a CDS encoding LCP family protein encodes MDTQGRGNIDPADQWVLDPATGTYQLRLEPDAGAHAPGVPAQARYGDGAAGGPAAHSAPSSPEDAAGAARTAPPVPSAPTGTGTGTAPLPTVPPARGAGDTAPASHGRRAARTAAAAGGGRGAGRAGGSGGPGAPGGPGGPRSRRRAKPKMSRKKKALVWTGGAVGFVLVVTAVGGYLVYEHFNNNITTVDVGDAGSKSVTHEGPMNILVIGTDSRQGLGKKYGDAGSVGHADTTILFHVSADRSNATAVSIPRDTVTAIPDCPTKQKDGSTKVVPGTPVSTSSPKFNESLGQDGRDPGCTMRLVSQMTGLKIDHFMMVNFEAVKTLSTAVGGVEVCLNRPLVDAKSHLNLTAGPHKLEGEQALEFVRTRHALQNQSDLDRIKLQQNFLSAMIRQMKSTDILTSPTKLWTLANAATKALTVDSAIGSVTKLSSLAKDLSKVNTKNITFVTLPVVDNPNEKVHATVVVDQTRAPQLLRLIKDDTSLTATKKKTTTATPDPRTDGPKATPHNTRVNVRNGSGIFGAAQQTVNWLQNDEGVNRSANIGNAPAEVAKTTLEYAPNQADQARSLAAMMGLPASALHQGTVDAEPLAYMTLTLGKDFTAPGTPIAAPTALPSSVPKTEADNSACVG; translated from the coding sequence GTGGACACGCAAGGCCGTGGGAACATCGACCCGGCGGACCAGTGGGTGCTGGACCCCGCGACGGGCACCTACCAGTTGCGGCTGGAGCCGGACGCCGGCGCGCACGCCCCGGGCGTGCCCGCGCAGGCCCGCTACGGCGACGGCGCGGCCGGCGGACCGGCCGCGCACAGCGCCCCCTCCTCCCCCGAGGACGCCGCCGGCGCCGCGCGCACCGCGCCGCCGGTCCCGTCCGCGCCGACCGGCACCGGCACCGGCACGGCCCCGCTGCCCACCGTCCCGCCCGCCCGCGGCGCCGGCGACACCGCGCCCGCCTCCCACGGCCGCCGGGCCGCCCGCACGGCCGCCGCGGCCGGCGGCGGACGCGGCGCCGGCCGGGCGGGAGGCTCGGGCGGGCCGGGCGCTCCCGGCGGCCCCGGCGGTCCGCGCAGCCGGCGCCGGGCCAAGCCGAAGATGTCCCGCAAGAAGAAGGCGCTGGTGTGGACCGGCGGCGCCGTCGGCTTCGTGCTGGTGGTCACCGCGGTCGGCGGCTACCTGGTCTACGAGCACTTCAACAACAACATCACGACCGTCGACGTGGGCGACGCGGGCAGCAAGAGCGTCACCCACGAGGGCCCGATGAACATCCTGGTGATCGGCACCGACAGCCGCCAGGGCCTGGGCAAGAAGTACGGCGACGCGGGCAGCGTCGGCCACGCGGACACCACGATCCTCTTCCACGTCTCGGCCGACCGCTCCAACGCGACCGCGGTGAGCATCCCGCGCGACACCGTGACGGCCATCCCGGACTGCCCGACCAAGCAGAAGGACGGCTCGACGAAGGTCGTCCCCGGCACGCCGGTGTCGACCTCGTCGCCGAAGTTCAACGAGAGCCTGGGGCAGGACGGCCGCGACCCCGGCTGCACGATGCGGCTGGTCAGCCAGATGACCGGGCTGAAGATCGACCACTTCATGATGGTCAACTTCGAGGCCGTGAAGACGCTGTCGACCGCGGTCGGCGGCGTCGAGGTGTGCCTCAACCGGCCGCTGGTCGACGCCAAGTCGCACCTGAACCTCACCGCGGGCCCGCACAAGCTGGAGGGCGAGCAGGCGCTGGAGTTCGTCAGGACCCGGCACGCGCTGCAGAACCAGAGCGACCTGGACCGGATCAAGCTGCAGCAGAACTTCCTCAGCGCGATGATCCGCCAGATGAAGTCCACCGACATACTGACCAGCCCGACCAAGCTGTGGACGCTGGCGAACGCCGCGACCAAGGCGCTCACCGTGGACTCCGCGATCGGCAGCGTCACCAAGCTGAGCAGCCTGGCCAAGGACCTCAGCAAGGTGAACACCAAGAACATCACGTTCGTCACGCTGCCGGTGGTCGACAACCCCAACGAGAAGGTGCACGCCACCGTCGTCGTCGACCAGACCCGGGCGCCCCAGCTGCTGCGGCTGATCAAGGACGACACCTCGCTCACCGCGACCAAGAAGAAGACCACGACCGCGACGCCCGACCCGCGGACCGACGGCCCCAAGGCGACCCCGCACAACACCCGGGTCAACGTCCGCAACGGCAGCGGGATCTTCGGCGCCGCGCAGCAGACGGTGAACTGGCTGCAGAACGACGAGGGCGTCAACCGCTCGGCGAACATCGGCAACGCGCCGGCCGAGGTGGCGAAGACCACACTGGAGTACGCGCCGAACCAGGCCGACCAGGCCCGCTCGCTGGCCGCGATGATGGGCCTGCCGGCCTCCGCGCTGCACCAGGGCACGGTGGACGCCGAGCCGCTGGCCTACATGACGCTCACCCTCGGCAAGGACTTCACCGCGCCGGGCACGCCGATCGCCGCGCCCACCGCGCTGCCCAGCAGCGTGCCCAAGACGGAAGCGGACAATTCGGCCTGCGTGGGGTGA
- a CDS encoding LCP family protein translates to MLGTAGAAYGYYEYLASKIHKGQRVSGDTHAIKPKANADGDTPLNILILGSDTRSDPEDAKLGGAADSTGARADVIMIAHLSADRSNMSIVSIPRDTRVNIPKCTDPKTHQEYPATTDIINASLARGGAGCTLATVQNLTGGLYIDHWLTIDFAGVVKMADVLGGAQVCVQQNVDDHPTAAQPGGSHLHLTAGTHTVKGEQALQWLRTRHAFGSDAMRSKAQHMYMSSLLRNLRSQNLFSNPGRLNDIATKAMSAFTVSSEIGTPKKLYDLGMQLKSIPPNRTTMLTMPHIEDPENQNHYVPAPSAQTVWSLMRNDVAMDANGKAASTASPSAKPTTAPAGPPAAAPATVPVTVVNGTAGTDEGVPTSHRAGDIAQELVAKGFAKAAATQQAHPSQGTTLVYPASAGAQGRSDALSVAKALGIPATGVKASAQADAITLTVGADWKTGTDYAATLPKAGSVPTDADAVNGAEDSSKNCMYVEPTYRF, encoded by the coding sequence GTGCTGGGCACTGCGGGCGCGGCCTACGGCTACTACGAGTACCTCGCCAGCAAGATCCACAAGGGGCAGCGGGTCAGCGGCGACACCCACGCGATCAAGCCGAAGGCCAACGCCGACGGCGACACCCCGCTGAACATCCTCATCCTCGGCTCCGACACCCGCTCCGACCCCGAGGACGCCAAGCTGGGCGGCGCGGCCGACAGCACCGGCGCGCGGGCCGACGTGATCATGATCGCGCACCTGTCGGCGGACCGCAGCAACATGTCGATCGTCAGCATCCCGCGCGACACCCGGGTGAACATACCCAAGTGCACCGACCCCAAGACGCACCAGGAATACCCGGCGACCACCGACATCATCAACGCCTCGCTGGCCCGCGGCGGCGCCGGCTGCACCCTGGCCACCGTGCAGAACCTCACCGGCGGCCTCTACATCGACCACTGGCTGACCATCGACTTCGCCGGCGTGGTGAAGATGGCCGACGTGCTCGGCGGCGCGCAGGTCTGCGTGCAGCAGAACGTGGACGACCACCCGACCGCGGCCCAGCCCGGCGGCTCGCACCTGCACCTGACGGCCGGCACCCACACGGTCAAGGGCGAGCAGGCGCTGCAGTGGCTGCGCACCCGGCACGCCTTCGGCAGCGACGCGATGCGCTCCAAGGCGCAGCACATGTACATGAGCTCGCTGCTGCGCAACCTGCGCAGCCAGAACCTCTTCTCCAACCCGGGCCGGCTCAACGACATCGCGACCAAGGCGATGTCGGCGTTCACCGTGTCCTCCGAGATCGGCACCCCGAAGAAGCTCTACGACCTGGGCATGCAGCTCAAGAGCATCCCGCCGAACCGGACCACGATGCTGACGATGCCGCACATCGAGGACCCGGAGAACCAGAACCACTACGTGCCGGCCCCCAGCGCCCAGACCGTCTGGTCGCTGATGCGCAACGACGTGGCGATGGACGCCAACGGCAAGGCCGCCTCGACCGCGTCGCCGAGCGCCAAGCCGACCACCGCGCCGGCGGGACCGCCCGCCGCGGCGCCGGCCACCGTCCCGGTCACCGTGGTCAACGGCACGGCGGGCACCGACGAGGGCGTCCCGACCTCGCACCGGGCCGGCGACATCGCGCAGGAGCTGGTCGCCAAGGGCTTCGCCAAGGCCGCCGCCACCCAGCAGGCGCACCCCAGCCAGGGCACCACGCTGGTCTACCCGGCGAGCGCCGGCGCGCAGGGCAGGTCGGACGCGCTGTCGGTGGCCAAGGCGCTCGGCATCCCGGCCACGGGCGTCAAGGCGTCCGCGCAGGCCGACGCCATCACGCTGACCGTCGGCGCCGACTGGAAGACCGGCACGGACTACGCGGCGACGCTGCCGAAGGCCGGCTCGGTGCCGACCGACGCGGACGCGGTCAACGGCGCGGAGGACTCGTCCAAGAACTGCATGTACGTCGAGCCGACGTACCGGTTCTGA
- a CDS encoding glycosyltransferase family 2 protein → MNAATHASNPALPAVSVIMPVLNEERHLRNSVRHILAQDYPGELEVVIALGPSTDRTDAIAAELVAEDPRVHTVPNPTGRTPAALNAAIAASRHPVVVRVDGHGMLSPNYIATAVRLLDETGAANVGGIMHAEGENAWEQAVAAAMTAKIGVGNAAFHTGGAAAPADTVYLGVFRREVLEQQGGYNVEFIRAQDWELNYRIREAGHLIWFSPELRVSYRPRPSVRTLAKQYKDYGRWRRVVTRYHRGSVNLRYLAAPGALIANAAGLVVGAALTPWALLVPAAYLAGITVGSLPAGRGLPAAARLRIPLALATMHMCWGYGFVTSPRSLARRVIASRRPAVTGDAHPAQTSTGTPADV, encoded by the coding sequence ATGAACGCCGCCACCCACGCCTCGAACCCCGCGCTCCCGGCCGTCTCCGTGATCATGCCGGTGCTCAACGAGGAGCGCCACCTGCGCAACTCCGTCCGGCACATCCTGGCCCAGGACTACCCGGGCGAGCTCGAAGTCGTCATCGCGCTCGGCCCGTCCACGGACCGCACCGACGCGATCGCGGCCGAACTCGTCGCCGAGGACCCCCGCGTCCACACCGTGCCCAACCCGACGGGACGCACCCCCGCCGCGCTCAACGCGGCCATCGCCGCCTCCCGCCACCCGGTGGTGGTCCGCGTCGACGGCCACGGCATGCTCTCGCCGAACTACATCGCCACCGCCGTGCGGCTGCTGGACGAGACCGGCGCGGCCAACGTCGGCGGCATCATGCACGCCGAGGGCGAGAACGCGTGGGAGCAGGCGGTCGCCGCGGCGATGACCGCGAAGATCGGCGTCGGCAACGCCGCCTTTCACACCGGCGGCGCCGCCGCGCCCGCGGACACCGTGTACCTCGGCGTCTTCCGCCGCGAGGTGCTGGAGCAGCAGGGCGGCTACAACGTGGAGTTCATCCGCGCCCAGGACTGGGAGCTGAACTACCGCATCCGCGAGGCCGGCCACCTGATCTGGTTCTCGCCCGAGCTGCGGGTCTCCTACCGCCCCCGGCCGAGCGTGCGCACCCTGGCCAAACAGTACAAGGACTACGGGCGCTGGCGCCGCGTCGTCACCCGCTACCACCGCGGCTCGGTCAACCTGCGCTACCTGGCCGCCCCCGGCGCGCTGATCGCCAACGCCGCCGGCCTGGTGGTCGGCGCGGCGCTCACCCCGTGGGCGCTGCTGGTGCCCGCGGCGTACCTGGCCGGCATCACCGTCGGCTCGCTGCCGGCCGGGCGCGGGCTGCCCGCGGCGGCGCGCCTGCGCATCCCGCTGGCGCTGGCCACCATGCACATGTGCTGGGGCTACGGCTTCGTCACCAGCCCGCGCTCGCTGGCCCGCCGGGTGATCGCCAGCCGCCGCCCGGCGGTCACCGGCGACGCGCACCCGGCGCAGACGTCCACCGGAACCCCCGCGGACGTCTGA
- a CDS encoding LCP family protein, translating into MQGRPEGSKGTNFLLVGTDGRDGLDPGEKRQYHLGGAPCHCTDTIMLVHLSQDRRRASVVSIPRDSYVRLPDVGPAAVLASRGAAGATPAASRAPGSASAAPSASASPSASASPSASASPSASAPVGTHPAKINEAYADGGPKLTVQTVERLTGVHIDHYLEVDFTSFMKTVDVIGGVPVCTTEPLTDSYTGLKLPAGTTRLDGGQALQYVRSRHIDGSADLGRMQRQQKFLAQVIHKITSSGTLSNPVELSRVAGTVLGSVRADQGLSATDLIALAQGMKGFSPSSSEFASVPLSELNYKVPGIGSTVKWDEAKAGKLWAAIRADRPLTAPKPAAHSSAGSGPATVDVAPATIRVTVANGTSTNGLAAAAQKALRATGFVTPELPATAETKVARTEIRYDPRWDRSAKALGVALPTAELVPVAGQGAVMRVVLGPDYTKVTPVRAASHPVGESAVTGDEVACP; encoded by the coding sequence ATGCAGGGCCGCCCCGAGGGCTCCAAGGGCACCAACTTCCTGCTGGTCGGCACCGACGGCCGCGACGGCCTGGACCCGGGCGAGAAGCGGCAGTACCACCTGGGCGGCGCGCCCTGCCACTGCACCGACACGATCATGCTGGTGCACCTGTCGCAGGACCGGCGGCGGGCCAGCGTGGTGAGCATCCCGCGGGACAGCTACGTACGGCTGCCGGACGTCGGCCCCGCGGCGGTCCTCGCCTCGCGCGGCGCCGCGGGGGCGACGCCGGCGGCCTCCCGGGCGCCGGGCTCCGCGTCCGCGGCACCGTCCGCGTCGGCATCCCCGTCCGCGTCGGCATCCCCGTCCGCGTCGGCGTCCCCGTCCGCGTCGGCGCCCGTGGGCACGCATCCGGCGAAGATCAACGAAGCGTACGCCGACGGCGGCCCCAAGCTGACCGTGCAGACGGTCGAGCGGCTCACCGGGGTGCACATCGACCACTACCTGGAGGTCGACTTCACCAGCTTCATGAAGACCGTCGACGTGATCGGCGGCGTCCCGGTGTGCACCACCGAGCCGCTCACCGACTCCTACACCGGGCTGAAGCTGCCCGCGGGCACCACCCGGCTCGACGGCGGCCAGGCACTGCAGTACGTCCGCTCCCGACACATCGACGGTTCCGCGGACCTGGGCCGGATGCAGCGGCAGCAGAAGTTCCTCGCCCAGGTCATCCACAAGATCACCAGCAGCGGCACGCTGAGCAACCCGGTCGAGCTGAGCCGGGTGGCCGGCACCGTGCTCGGCTCGGTCCGCGCCGACCAGGGGCTCAGCGCGACCGACCTGATCGCGCTCGCGCAGGGCATGAAGGGCTTCTCGCCCAGTTCCTCGGAGTTCGCCTCGGTGCCGCTGAGCGAACTGAACTACAAGGTCCCGGGCATCGGCTCCACGGTGAAGTGGGACGAGGCGAAGGCCGGCAAGCTGTGGGCGGCGATCCGCGCGGACCGGCCGCTGACCGCGCCGAAGCCCGCCGCGCACTCCTCCGCCGGCTCCGGCCCGGCCACGGTGGACGTCGCTCCGGCGACGATCCGGGTCACGGTGGCGAACGGCACGTCGACCAACGGCCTGGCCGCCGCCGCGCAGAAGGCGCTGCGCGCGACCGGCTTCGTCACCCCGGAGCTGCCGGCCACCGCCGAGACCAAGGTCGCCCGCACCGAGATCCGCTACGACCCGCGCTGGGACCGCTCGGCGAAGGCGCTGGGCGTCGCCCTGCCGACGGCGGAGCTGGTGCCGGTGGCCGGCCAGGGCGCGGTGATGCGGGTCGTGCTCGGCCCCGACTACACCAAGGTCACGCCGGTGCGGGCCGCCTCGCACCCGGTCGGCGAGAGCGCGGTGACCGGCGACGAGGTCGCCTGTCCGTAG
- a CDS encoding acyl-CoA thioesterase, whose product MSAHDTNLLGTVHGGVVMKLVDDAAGAVAGRHSGGPAVTGAMDEMAFLEPVRVGDLLHVRAQVNWTGTTSMEIGVRVVAERWNESGPAKQVASAYLVFVAVDAEGRPRPVPQVVPETDRDRRRWQEAQIRRTHRLARRRAIVELRRERAAEGLGD is encoded by the coding sequence ATGAGCGCCCACGACACGAACCTGCTGGGGACCGTGCACGGCGGCGTCGTGATGAAGCTGGTGGACGACGCCGCGGGCGCGGTCGCCGGCCGCCACTCCGGGGGGCCCGCGGTCACCGGCGCGATGGACGAGATGGCCTTCCTGGAGCCGGTCAGGGTGGGCGACCTGCTGCACGTGCGCGCGCAGGTCAACTGGACCGGCACCACCTCCATGGAGATCGGCGTACGGGTCGTCGCCGAGCGCTGGAACGAGTCCGGCCCCGCCAAGCAGGTCGCCAGCGCCTACCTGGTCTTCGTCGCGGTCGACGCCGAGGGTCGGCCGCGCCCGGTGCCGCAGGTGGTGCCGGAGACCGACCGGGACCGCCGCCGCTGGCAGGAGGCCCAGATCCGCCGCACCCACCGGCTGGCCCGCCGCCGCGCCATCGTCGAGCTGCGCCGCGAGCGCGCCGCCGAGGGCCTGGGCGACTGA